The Triticum aestivum cultivar Chinese Spring chromosome 7B, IWGSC CS RefSeq v2.1, whole genome shotgun sequence genome window below encodes:
- the LOC123162954 gene encoding ubiquitin-60S ribosomal protein L40 — MKLFVETLAGKTITVKVDPSDTINVVKAKIQDQQRLTFGEKELEDRRTVADYSIQDESSLRLDLRYQRKRKQPSVMRGEQPKSAKKKRIEYQIFLKGLVDNTTALEVAYSDTVRRVKEMIRDRQGIPVDEQRLIYAGKQLEDGRTMDDYGIKKETTLHLLLRLRSCGPNNCPRVPIPRVPRQSEPGEDQNSHARSSTVITAASPNVKHHKRKIQTHIDVANLRRSPRSNKYDGFKVNLQSDSRIQKSKVKKSSTPLATIATKSEAKEIPPPTPILIFQHIGSVFSAIRSVWYICFGALHKQAVG, encoded by the exons ATGAAGCTCTTCGTCGAAACCCTCGCGGGCAAGACGATCACCGTCAAGGTCGATCCGTCGGACACCATCAACGTTGTCAAGGCCAAGATTCAGGATCAGCAGCGCCTTACCTTTGGCGAGAAGGAGCTGGAGGACAGACGCACCGTGGCCGATTACAGCATCCAGGATGAATCCTCTCTTCGTCTTGATCTGCGCTACCAGAGAAAGCGGAAGCAGCCAAGTGTCATGCGTGGTGAGCAGCCCAAATCTGCAAAAAAGAAGAGAATAGAGTATCAAATCTTTCTCAAAGGGCTTGTAGACAACACCACCGCCCTTGAGGTTGCCTACTCGGATACTGTCAGAAGAGTCAAGGAGATGATCCGGGACCGGCAGGGCATTCCCGTGGATGAGCAGAGGCTGATCTATGCAGGGAAACAGCTTGAAGATGGTCGCACCATGGATGACTATGGCATAAAGAAGGAAACTACACTTCACCTCTTGCTCCGCCTCCGATCATGCGGTCCTAATAATTGCCCAAGAGTACCTATCCCAAGAGTG CCCCGTCAAAGTGAGCCAGGCGAAGATCAGAATTCTCATGCAAGATCCTCCACTGTTATCACTGCTGCTTCTCCTAATGTCAAGCACCATAAAAGAAAGATTCAGACTCATATTGATGTTGCCAACCTGAGGAGGAGCCCAAGAAGCAACAAGTATGATGGCTTTAAGGTGAACCTTCAATCTGATAGCAGAATCCAGAAGTCCAAGGTAAAGAAGAGCTCCACTCCCTTGGCAACTATCGCTACCAAGAGTGAGGCCAAGGAAATCCCTCCCCCAACTCCTATCCTAATATTTCAACACATTGGCAGTGTGTTTTCTGCGATCAGGAGTGTATGGTATATCTGTTTCGGAGCACTCCACAAACAAGCTGTTGGCTAA